The genomic DNA GCGTTCCCACCGCGTTGCAAGAGCAGGCGCTGCGCACGCTCGGGCGGCAGGTGGTGGCGCAGATCGAGCTGCGGCGGCGGGTGGCGGCGGCGGCGCGCTCGTCCCTGGAGCGGGATCAGGAGCGCCAGGAGATGCTGGACGCGCTCATCCAACAGACGGGTGATGGCGTGCTGGTGGTGGACACCCAGGGTCGGCCCCAGTTGCTCAATCCGGCGGCACGCGAGCAGTTCGGCATCACCGAGGAGGAAGGCGCGCTCCTGTTGATGAAGCCCGACGCCTGGCTCGGCCTGGAGACCCAGAAGCCCATGGAGCGGCGCTACCGGCCCCTGGAGCGGGCCCTGCGCGGCGAGGTGGTGCGCGGCATCGGCTGGGGCGTGCGACACGCCCATGGCGCCATGCGGGTGCTCACGGGGACGGCCTCGCCCCTGAGCCGGGCGGACGGCTCGCGCTGGGGCGCGGTGCTCATCACCCGCGACGAGACCGAGCGCATGCGCGCCGACCTGGCATTGCGCGCCCTGGCGGAATCGCTCCAGGAGGCCAACCAGAAGTTGGGCTCGGAGATGGCCGCGCGCGTGGCGGCGCTGGAGCAGCTGCGGCACGCGGACCGGCTCAACACCGTGGGCAAGCTCGGCAGCGGCATCGCACACGAGCTGGGCACGCCCATGGCCGTCATCTCCGGCCACGCGGCGATGATCGCCGACGCGGAGGTGGAGGGCGAGGCGGCGCGCCAGAGCGCTCGCACCATCCGCCTGCAGGCCGAGCGCATGGCGAGCATCATCCGCCAGCTCCTGGACTTCGCCCGGCGCCGGCAGCCCGAGAAGAGCGAGGTGGACTTGAGGGCGGTGCTCAAGCAGGTGCTCGCGCTGCTGGCCCCCTTGAGCGTCCGGAGGATGCAGCGGCTCGAGTGGGTGGAGCCGCCCGAGCCCGTGCGCGCCCAGGTGGACCCGGGCCAGTTGCAGCAAGCGTTGACGAACCTGGTGGTCAACGCGCTGCACGCCTCGCCGGAGAAGGGGCTCGTCACCGTCCGGCTCTCCACCACCGAGGCCACCCAGCGGGGTCCGCCGCCCTCCGCGTGCGCCTGCGCCCTCATCGAGGTCATCGACCGGGGCAGCGGCATCGACCCGGCGAACCTGCAGAAGATCTTCGAGCCCTTCTTCACCACCAAGCCCGTGGGCGAGGGCACCGGGCTGGGCCTGCCCGTGTCGCTGGAGATCGTCCGCGAGCACGGGGGCTGGCTGGACGTGCGCAGCACCCCCGGCGAAGGCACCCATTTCAGTCTCTTCCTCCCCCTGTGAAGGACACATGAGCGGACGAGTCCTCCTTGTCGACGACGACCCGAGCATGGTGGAGCTGCTGCAGGCACGCCTCACCCGCCGCGGCTTCACCGTCACCTCGCTGACGGATCCCCACGCGGCCCTGCCCCTGGTGCGGCAGGAGCCCTTCGACGTGGTGCTCACGGACCTGAACATGCAGGGCCTGAGTGGCACGGAGCTGTGCGAGCGCGTGGTGGCCAACCTGCCAGACCTGCCCGTGGTGGTGGTGACGGCGTTTGGCAGCATGGAGACGGCCGTGGCCGCCATCCGCGCGGGCGCGTATGACTTCATCACCAAGCCGGTGGAGATGGACGCACTCGTGCACACGCTCACCCGGGCCGTGCAGCACCACCAGCTCAAGGGCGAGGTGGTGCGGCTGACGAAGGTGGTGGCCGAATCCCAGCGCCTGGGAGGACTGCTCGGCTCCAGTCCGTCCATGAACAAGGTGTACGAGCTGATCACGCGCGTGGCGGACTCGGACGCCACCGTCATCATCCACGGCGAGAGCGGCACGGGGAAGGAGCTGGTGGCGCGGGCGCTGCACGACAAGAGCCGGCGCGCCTCGGGGCCCTTCGTGGCCGTCAACTGCGCGGCCATGCCCGAGGCCCTTTTGGAGAGCGAGCTGTTCGGCCACGCCAAGGGCGCCTTCACCGATGCCAAGGCGGCGCGCTCGGGACTCTTCGCGCAGGCGCATGGTGGCACGCTCCTGCTCGACGAGGTGGGCGAGATGCCCCTCGGTCTGCAGCCCAAGCTGCTGCGCGCGCTGCAGGAGCGCCGGGCGCGCCCGGTGGGCGGGGACCACGAGGTGGCCTTCGACGTGCGCGTGGTGGCCGCCACGCACCGGGACCTCGAGGGCATGGTGGAGGAGAACCGCTTCCGCGAGGACCTCTTCTACCGGCTCAACGTGGTGCAGATGGAGTTGCCGCCCCTGCGCGCCCGGGGCGGGGACTGCCTGCTGCTCGCCCAGCACTTCATCGAGCACTTCGCCGCGCGCGCCAACAAGCGGGTGACGGGCCTCAACGAGGCCGTGGCCGAACGGTTGATGAGCTACGGCTGGCCCGGCAACGTGCGCGAGTTGCGCAACTGCATCGAGCGCGCGGTGGCCGTCACCCTCACCGAGCGCCTGACCGTGGACGACCTGCCAGAGAAGATCCGCGCCTGGCGCGCCTCGCACGTGGTGGTGGCCAGTGGAGATCCCTCGGAGTTCACCACGCTGGAGGAAGTGGAGCGCCGCTACATCCTGCGCGTCCTCGAGGAAGTGAAGGGCAACAAGTCCCTCGCCGCGCAGGTGCTGGGCCTGGACCGCAAGACGCTCTACCGCAAGCTCGACCGGTTCAAGGCCGGGGGAGACTAGGCGGATGGCGCGCCAGAAGGATCCGTGGATCGGACGAGTGGTGGCCGGGCGCTACCAGGTGACGGGGACGCTCGGCCAGGGCGGCATGGGGACGGTGTACGAGGCCGAGCAACTGGGCCTCGGACGCATCGTGGCGCTCAAGGTGCTGCACCCCCACGTCGCCCAGACACCGGGCGCCGCGGCCCGCTTCCAGCGCGAGGGGATGTGGATGGCCCGGTTCAAGCACCCGGGCGCGGTCCACGTCTTCGACCACGGCCAGGAGGGTGAGGACTTCTACCTCGCGATGGAGCGCGTGGAGGGCTTTCCCCTGAACGAGATCCTGGACTCCTACGGCCTGCTGGAGGTGAAGACCGCCGTGGAGCTGGCCGCGCGAGTGCTGGAAGTGCTGGACGCCGCGCATGGCGTGGGCCTGGTGCACCGCGACCTCAAGC from Melittangium boletus DSM 14713 includes the following:
- a CDS encoding ATP-binding protein; this encodes MSPAESTRLQVLRRYAALDNPTEQEFDDLAALAGTLCQAPIALVSRVEQDQQRLLACIGGLTPEQRGASLAFCEQTLLSGQELFVLRDARQEPFLATLPLVQDAPGVRACFGVPLFDAEGTALGALCVLLNEVRVPTALQEQALRTLGRQVVAQIELRRRVAAAARSSLERDQERQEMLDALIQQTGDGVLVVDTQGRPQLLNPAAREQFGITEEEGALLLMKPDAWLGLETQKPMERRYRPLERALRGEVVRGIGWGVRHAHGAMRVLTGTASPLSRADGSRWGAVLITRDETERMRADLALRALAESLQEANQKLGSEMAARVAALEQLRHADRLNTVGKLGSGIAHELGTPMAVISGHAAMIADAEVEGEAARQSARTIRLQAERMASIIRQLLDFARRRQPEKSEVDLRAVLKQVLALLAPLSVRRMQRLEWVEPPEPVRAQVDPGQLQQALTNLVVNALHASPEKGLVTVRLSTTEATQRGPPPSACACALIEVIDRGSGIDPANLQKIFEPFFTTKPVGEGTGLGLPVSLEIVREHGGWLDVRSTPGEGTHFSLFLPL
- a CDS encoding sigma-54-dependent transcriptional regulator; amino-acid sequence: MSGRVLLVDDDPSMVELLQARLTRRGFTVTSLTDPHAALPLVRQEPFDVVLTDLNMQGLSGTELCERVVANLPDLPVVVVTAFGSMETAVAAIRAGAYDFITKPVEMDALVHTLTRAVQHHQLKGEVVRLTKVVAESQRLGGLLGSSPSMNKVYELITRVADSDATVIIHGESGTGKELVARALHDKSRRASGPFVAVNCAAMPEALLESELFGHAKGAFTDAKAARSGLFAQAHGGTLLLDEVGEMPLGLQPKLLRALQERRARPVGGDHEVAFDVRVVAATHRDLEGMVEENRFREDLFYRLNVVQMELPPLRARGGDCLLLAQHFIEHFAARANKRVTGLNEAVAERLMSYGWPGNVRELRNCIERAVAVTLTERLTVDDLPEKIRAWRASHVVVASGDPSEFTTLEEVERRYILRVLEEVKGNKSLAAQVLGLDRKTLYRKLDRFKAGGD